From Aquipuribacter sp. SD81, a single genomic window includes:
- a CDS encoding acyltransferase domain-containing protein, with product MLIVVCPGQGSQSPGFLSPWLELPGFEDRLRWLSAVAGVDLVAHGTTSDADTIRDTAVAQPLIVGAGLVSLLELFPHPSDAFRLTAAGAGHSVGEITAAAGAGVMTAEQAMVFVRERGRAMAEASAVRPTGMSAVLGGDAEDVAEVLRRHGLTPANMNGAGQVVAAGTLEQLQALRDDPPAKARVVPLQVAGAFHTEHMAPAVGVLQQYARAITTHDPRSRLVSNADGTVVHDGRVVLERLVAQVARPVRWDLCMETFRDLGVTGVVEIPPAGTLSNLAKRALPGVEVVALKTPDDLPAARALVAEHGGQTSPLAVSPTWRLVVSPAKGLVTIGDHPEGATVGPGSVVARVEGLRDSYEVTAPHGGTVVEWIVHDGDPVSPGQPLVRLHPVGSAGGGMA from the coding sequence GTGCTCATCGTCGTCTGCCCCGGGCAGGGCTCCCAGAGCCCCGGCTTCCTCTCCCCCTGGCTCGAGCTGCCGGGCTTCGAGGACCGGCTGCGCTGGCTGTCCGCCGTCGCCGGCGTCGACCTCGTCGCCCACGGCACGACGTCGGACGCCGACACCATCCGCGACACCGCCGTCGCGCAGCCGCTCATCGTGGGCGCGGGCCTCGTGTCGCTCCTCGAGCTCTTCCCCCACCCCTCCGACGCGTTCCGGCTGACGGCCGCGGGCGCCGGGCACTCCGTCGGCGAGATCACCGCTGCCGCCGGCGCCGGGGTCATGACGGCGGAGCAGGCGATGGTCTTCGTGCGCGAGCGGGGCCGGGCGATGGCCGAGGCGAGCGCCGTGCGCCCCACGGGGATGAGCGCCGTGCTCGGCGGCGACGCCGAGGACGTCGCCGAGGTGCTGCGGCGCCACGGCCTCACGCCCGCCAACATGAACGGTGCCGGGCAGGTCGTGGCCGCCGGCACCCTCGAGCAGCTGCAGGCCCTGCGCGACGACCCGCCCGCCAAGGCGCGCGTCGTGCCGCTGCAGGTGGCCGGCGCCTTCCACACCGAGCACATGGCGCCCGCCGTCGGGGTGCTCCAGCAGTACGCCCGCGCGATCACCACCCACGACCCGCGGAGCCGGCTCGTGTCCAACGCCGACGGCACCGTCGTGCACGACGGCCGGGTCGTGCTGGAGCGGCTCGTCGCCCAGGTCGCGCGGCCCGTGCGCTGGGACCTGTGCATGGAGACCTTCCGTGACCTCGGTGTCACCGGCGTCGTCGAGATCCCGCCGGCGGGCACGCTGTCGAACCTCGCCAAGCGGGCGCTGCCCGGCGTCGAGGTGGTCGCCCTCAAGACCCCCGACGACCTGCCCGCGGCCCGCGCGCTCGTCGCCGAGCACGGCGGGCAGACCAGCCCGCTCGCCGTCAGCCCCACGTGGCGGCTCGTCGTGAGCCCGGCCAAGGGCCTCGTCACCATCGGCGACCACCCCGAGGGCGCGACGGTCGGCCCCGGCAGCGTCGTCGCGCGCGTCGAGGGTCTCCGCGACTCCTACGAGGTCACCGCCCCGCACGGCGGCACGGTCGTGGAGTGGATCGTGCACGACGGCGACCCCGTCTCCCCCGGCCAGCCGCTCGTGCGGCTGCACCCGGTCGGCAGCGCGGGCGGGGGCATGGCGTGA
- a CDS encoding acyl carrier protein has protein sequence MASEQEILSGLAEIVNEETGLPTDAVEMDKSFTDDLDIDSLSMMTIVVNAEEKFGIRIPDEDVKNLATVRDAVSYISQAQG, from the coding sequence ATGGCAAGCGAGCAGGAGATCCTGAGCGGCCTCGCCGAGATCGTCAACGAGGAGACGGGCCTGCCCACGGACGCCGTCGAGATGGACAAGTCGTTCACCGACGACCTCGACATCGACTCGCTGTCGATGATGACGATCGTCGTGAACGCGGAGGAGAAGTTCGGCATCCGCATCCCGGACGAGGACGTCAAGAACCTCGCGACGGTGCGCGACGCCGTCAGCTACATCTCCCAGGCGCAGGGCTGA
- the fabF gene encoding beta-ketoacyl-ACP synthase II, translating into MSPTPVSVVVTGLGATTPIGGDVPSTWEAALKGTSGAATFTGPWVDDFELPVTFGAQVAVPPSDVLEKVQLRRLDPSSQYGLIAAREAWADAGSPDVERTRLGVCMASGIGGLWTLLDNWDAMKEKGPRRVFPLAIPMLMPNAPAATVSLELGARAGAHTPVSACASGAEAIAMGLQMIRSGRADVVVCGGTEAVVHPLPIAAFAAMQALSTRNDDPERASRPYDTGRDGFVLGEGAGAVVLESEEHARARGATVHARLLGAGMSSDAHHIAAPEPEGMGAARAVELALADSGLQPGDLDHVNAHATSTPVGDTAEARAIRLALGSAADSVAVSGTKSMTGHLLGAAGAVEAVLAVLAVRERLAPPTINITDLDPEVDLDVVRDEPRALGDGERAVTALNNSFGFGGHNVALTFRSA; encoded by the coding sequence ATGAGCCCCACCCCCGTCAGCGTGGTCGTCACCGGTCTCGGCGCCACGACCCCCATCGGCGGCGACGTGCCGAGCACGTGGGAGGCCGCGCTCAAGGGGACCTCGGGCGCCGCGACCTTCACGGGGCCGTGGGTCGACGACTTCGAGCTGCCCGTCACCTTCGGTGCGCAGGTCGCCGTGCCGCCCTCGGACGTGCTGGAGAAGGTCCAGCTGCGCCGGCTCGACCCGAGCTCGCAGTACGGCCTCATCGCCGCTCGCGAGGCGTGGGCCGACGCCGGCAGCCCCGACGTCGAGCGGACGCGGCTCGGCGTGTGCATGGCCAGCGGCATCGGCGGGCTGTGGACGCTGCTCGACAACTGGGACGCGATGAAGGAGAAGGGCCCGCGCCGGGTCTTCCCGCTCGCGATCCCCATGCTCATGCCGAACGCACCGGCCGCGACGGTGAGCCTCGAGCTCGGCGCCCGCGCCGGCGCGCACACTCCCGTCAGCGCGTGCGCGTCCGGCGCCGAGGCCATCGCGATGGGGCTGCAGATGATCCGCAGCGGCCGCGCCGACGTCGTCGTGTGCGGCGGTACCGAGGCGGTCGTCCACCCGCTGCCCATCGCCGCGTTCGCCGCGATGCAGGCGCTGTCGACCCGCAACGACGACCCCGAGCGCGCCTCGCGCCCCTACGACACCGGCCGCGACGGCTTCGTGCTCGGCGAGGGCGCGGGTGCCGTCGTGCTGGAGTCCGAGGAGCACGCCCGCGCCCGCGGCGCGACGGTCCACGCCCGGCTGCTCGGCGCCGGCATGTCCTCCGACGCGCACCACATCGCCGCGCCCGAGCCCGAGGGCATGGGCGCCGCGCGCGCCGTCGAGCTGGCGTTGGCGGACTCCGGCCTGCAGCCGGGCGACCTCGACCACGTCAACGCCCACGCGACGTCGACGCCGGTCGGCGACACCGCCGAGGCCCGCGCCATCCGCCTCGCGCTCGGCTCGGCCGCCGACTCCGTCGCGGTGTCCGGCACGAAGTCGATGACCGGGCACCTGCTGGGCGCCGCCGGGGCAGTCGAGGCCGTCCTCGCCGTGCTCGCGGTCCGGGAGCGCCTCGCCCCGCCGACGATCAACATCACCGACCTCGACCCCGAGGTCGACCTCGACGTGGTCCGCGACGAGCCCCGCGCGCTCGGCGACGGCGAGCGCGCGGTCACCGCCCTCAACAACTCCTTCGGCTTCGGCGGCCACAACGTCGCCCTCACCTTCCGGAGCGCCTGA
- a CDS encoding beta-ketoacyl-ACP synthase III — MSTPVSSPGRLAPPVGAAHARILGIGAYRPERVITNEEVCTWIESSDEWIRERSGIVERRWARPDESVVDMSLAASLEALQRAGVAPADVDAVICATVTWPYATPSAAAVLTERLGATPAAAFDVSAACAGFCHAVALANDMVRGGSARHVLVVGVEKLSDWTDRHDRGTAFLFGDGAGAVLVGPSDRPGIGPTVWGSDGAQWEVISQRTAWTDMRSEDGARVDGEWPALVMAGQTVFRWAVWQMAPVAQKALDAAGVSIDDVDVFVPHQANVRIIDAMVKQLGLPAHVPVARDIVTSGNTSSASVPLALHRLVDEGVARSGDLALLIGFGAGLVYAAQVVEVP; from the coding sequence GTGAGCACGCCGGTGAGCAGCCCCGGCCGGCTGGCACCGCCCGTCGGCGCCGCGCACGCGCGCATCCTCGGCATCGGCGCGTACCGCCCGGAGCGCGTCATCACCAACGAGGAGGTGTGCACGTGGATCGAGTCCTCCGACGAGTGGATCCGCGAGCGCAGCGGCATCGTGGAGCGCCGGTGGGCCCGGCCTGACGAGAGCGTCGTCGACATGTCGCTCGCCGCGTCGCTCGAGGCGCTGCAGCGCGCGGGCGTGGCCCCCGCCGACGTCGACGCCGTGATCTGCGCGACCGTCACGTGGCCGTACGCGACGCCGTCGGCCGCCGCGGTCCTCACCGAGCGGCTCGGCGCGACCCCCGCCGCCGCCTTCGACGTGTCCGCGGCGTGCGCGGGCTTCTGCCACGCCGTGGCGCTCGCCAACGACATGGTCCGCGGCGGCAGCGCCCGCCACGTGCTCGTGGTCGGCGTGGAGAAGCTCTCCGACTGGACCGACCGCCACGACCGGGGCACCGCGTTCCTGTTCGGCGACGGGGCGGGCGCGGTCCTCGTCGGCCCGTCCGACCGGCCGGGCATCGGTCCCACCGTGTGGGGCTCCGACGGCGCGCAGTGGGAGGTCATCTCCCAGCGGACGGCGTGGACGGACATGCGCAGCGAGGACGGCGCCCGGGTCGACGGCGAGTGGCCGGCGCTCGTCATGGCCGGGCAGACGGTCTTCCGCTGGGCCGTGTGGCAGATGGCGCCCGTCGCGCAGAAGGCGCTGGACGCCGCGGGCGTGAGCATCGACGACGTCGACGTGTTCGTGCCGCACCAGGCGAACGTCCGCATCATCGACGCGATGGTGAAGCAGCTCGGCCTGCCCGCCCACGTGCCCGTCGCCCGCGACATCGTCACCAGCGGCAACACCTCCAGCGCGAGCGTCCCGCTCGCCCTGCACCGCCTCGTCGACGAGGGCGTCGCCAGGAGCGGCGACCTCGCGCTCCTCATCGGCTTCGGCGCCGGCCTGGTCTACGCCGCGCAGGTCGTCGAGGTCCCCTAG
- a CDS encoding PucR family transcriptional regulator, translating to MATAQREVPALLSEDSLRALEWAASAISARATARMDTELPWFPSLPPEARASVGLVAQSGVAGFVRWCRDGAPVGPTLRGIDLFGAAPRELTRLITLHQTVTLVRTAIDTSEQLLEDTIAGEELTRARELLLRYAREVAFAAAEVYARAAENRGAWDARLEALVVDALVRGEADDGLASQASALSWPVEAPTTVVVAPGDPPAPAHLLRRAARAHGVELLVGQQADRLVLVLGGDADPMTVATDLCEHLGEGPVVVGPTRPGLPSAPRSARAALAGTTGARAWPGAPRPVLASALLPERVLAGDVAARRALVDLVHAPLVAAGKDLVDTVQAYVDCGGGLEATARALFVHANTVRYRLQRVEQVTGLLATDPRERWTLQMALALGRLAAPPRRPGPG from the coding sequence ATGGCGACGGCGCAGCGCGAGGTGCCGGCCCTGCTCAGCGAGGACTCGCTGCGGGCGCTGGAGTGGGCCGCCTCCGCCATCTCCGCCCGCGCCACCGCGCGGATGGACACCGAGCTGCCGTGGTTCCCCTCGCTGCCGCCGGAGGCGCGCGCCTCGGTCGGGCTCGTCGCGCAGTCCGGCGTGGCGGGGTTCGTGCGCTGGTGCCGCGACGGCGCGCCGGTCGGGCCGACGCTGCGCGGCATCGACCTGTTCGGGGCGGCGCCGCGGGAGCTCACTCGCCTCATCACCCTGCACCAGACCGTCACGCTGGTCCGGACCGCGATCGACACCTCCGAGCAGCTGCTCGAGGACACCATCGCGGGCGAGGAACTGACCCGCGCCCGGGAGCTGCTGCTGCGCTACGCGCGGGAGGTCGCCTTCGCCGCCGCCGAGGTCTACGCCCGCGCGGCGGAGAACCGCGGCGCGTGGGACGCCCGGCTGGAGGCCCTCGTCGTCGACGCGCTCGTGCGCGGCGAGGCCGACGACGGCCTCGCCTCCCAGGCCTCCGCGCTCTCGTGGCCGGTGGAGGCGCCGACGACCGTCGTCGTCGCGCCGGGCGACCCGCCGGCGCCCGCGCACCTGCTGCGCCGTGCGGCCCGCGCCCACGGCGTCGAGCTGCTCGTCGGCCAGCAGGCCGACCGCCTCGTCCTCGTGCTCGGCGGCGACGCCGACCCGATGACGGTCGCCACGGACCTGTGCGAGCACCTGGGCGAGGGGCCCGTCGTCGTCGGCCCCACCCGTCCCGGCCTGCCGAGCGCACCGCGCTCGGCCCGGGCCGCGCTGGCCGGCACGACGGGCGCGCGCGCGTGGCCCGGTGCGCCCCGGCCCGTGCTCGCCTCGGCCCTGCTCCCGGAGCGGGTCCTCGCCGGTGACGTCGCGGCGCGGCGCGCGCTCGTCGACCTCGTCCACGCGCCGCTGGTCGCCGCGGGCAAGGACCTCGTCGACACGGTCCAGGCCTACGTCGACTGCGGCGGCGGGCTAGAGGCGACGGCCCGCGCCCTGTTCGTGCACGCCAACACCGTCCGCTACCGCCTGCAGCGCGTCGAGCAGGTGACCGGCCTGCTCGCGACGGACCCGCGTGAGCGGTGGACCCTGCAGATGGCGCTGGCGCTCGGCCGCCTCGCGGCGCCGCCCCGGCGACCGGGGCCCGGCTGA